Below is a genomic region from Bacillota bacterium.
ATATAAGAGGGGGGTTGGCAGCAGTATCCATACTTGCGTGCACATTTTTTGCCGCCATATCCGGTTCGACCCCGGCTACCGCTGCTGCTGTAGGAGGTCTAACCATTCCGGAAATGGAAAAGAGAGGCTATGACAGAAGCTATGCTGCCGCCGTTGTAGCGGCTGCCGGCTGTTTGGGCGTTATCATTCCCCCAAGCATTACTATGGTACTTTTCGGCGTTACGGCAAACGTTTCTATAGGAAAGCTTTTGATAGGAGGAATAATTCCCGGGCTGGTTCTTTCGGCCATGCTCATCGGAATGAATTTTATAATGGCTTCAAAGCTGAATTATCCCACCGAGCGCAAGCATTCGATAGGGGAAATATGGAGGGCGTTTGTCGATTCTATATGGGCCCTTTTAATGCCTATCATCATCCTGGGAGGCATAATGACGGGCATATTTACGCCTACCGAATCCGCAGCCATTGCCGTGGTATACGGGCTGATAGTAGGTTTCTTCATCTATCGCGAGCTTACCCTCCATGATCTTGTACCTATATTTTACAAGGCGTCTGTAAGCTCGGCCATGATAATGCTGTTAATAGCCGCTGCCAACCCCTTCGGATGGATAATGACAGCCCAGCAGGTTCCGGCCATGGTATCCAATGCAATACTTTCCATTTCCAATAACCCAAATGTCATCTATGTATTGATACTGGTTCTGTACCTGATACTGGGAACATTTATGGAAACCGCCGCCATAATACTTTTAGTGGTGCCCATTCTGGCTCCCATAGTTCAAAACATGGGTATA
It encodes:
- a CDS encoding TRAP transporter large permease yields the protein MLTVLLVVLVLCFAFNVPIGFSLGIASMASLMYSGNLSLSLIPQRMVAGANSFPLLAIPFFMLAGAVMEKGGVSKRIVHLASTLVGHIRGGLAAVSILACTFFAAISGSTPATAAAVGGLTIPEMEKRGYDRSYAAAVVAAAGCLGVIIPPSITMVLFGVTANVSIGKLLIGGIIPGLVLSAMLIGMNFIMASKLNYPTERKHSIGEIWRAFVDSIWALLMPIIILGGIMTGIFTPTESAAIAVVYGLIVGFFIYRELTLHDLVPIFYKASVSSAMIMLLIAAANPFGWIMTAQQVPAMVSNAILSISNNPNVIYVLILVLYLILGTFMETAAIILLVVPILAPIVQNMGINMVQFGVVTVIALAIGMATPPVGIALFATCGIADVKMGQISKKVIPFLITLIIGMFLLAFVPAITTFLPDLLMGK